One window of Papaver somniferum cultivar HN1 chromosome 9, ASM357369v1, whole genome shotgun sequence genomic DNA carries:
- the LOC113310870 gene encoding LOW QUALITY PROTEIN: beta-fructofuranosidase, insoluble isoenzyme 1-like (The sequence of the model RefSeq protein was modified relative to this genomic sequence to represent the inferred CDS: inserted 2 bases in 1 codon; substituted 1 base at 1 genomic stop codon) — protein sequence MYYKGVYHLFYQYNSKGAXGCWSGSATILPGNKPVILYTGTDPDENQVQNIAVPMNLSDPFLREWVKPDYNPIIKPRIGVNASAFRDPTTAWWSKDGHWRLVVGSKRDMRGTAVLYRSKDFIHWTKAKHLLHSSATTGMWKCPDFYPVSLNGKQGLDTSSVGDGVTHVLKVSLDLTRFEYYTLGQYFTSKDRYVPDNTSVDDSTGLRYDYGNSYASKSFFDLSKNRRILWGWANESDRTPDDQFAKGWAGFSNFIFSLXAIPRTVWLDRNEKQLLQWPIEEVNHLRSGRGRVEMTKISLHKGSRIEIEGITPAQADVEITFRIPSLEHVEPFDPKWVDAERLCGEKDASVSGGIGPFGLLTLASSDLQEYTAVFFRVFKSNDKHKVLMCSGGIRSSLTHDKMYKPSYGGSVDVDISNGKLSLRSLIDNSVVESFGAGGKTCILSRVYPTLAIGNNAHLYVFNNGTQAVKIGKLKAWSMNSPSMN from the exons ATGTATTATAAAGGCGTTTATCATCTTTTCTACCAGTATAATTCCAAAGGGGC CGGATGTTGGTCAGGTTCTGCTACTATACTTCCTGGTAACAAACCTGTTATACTTTACACCGGTACTGATCCCGACGAGAATCAAGTACAAAATATTGCGGTGCCAATGAACTTGTCTGATCCATTCTTAAGAGAATGGGTGAAGCCTGATTACAACCCAATAATCAAACCAAGAATTGGTGTGAATGCGAGTGCGTTCCGAGATCCCACAACTGCATGGTGGAGTAAAGACGGACATTGGAGATTAGTAGTCGGTAGCAAGAGAGATATGAGGGGAACGGCAGTGTTGTATAGAAGCAAGGATTTTATTCATTGGACTAAAGCTAAACATTTGTTACATTCTTCTGCTACTACTGGTATGTGGAAGTGCCCCGATTTTTATCCCGTGTCGCTGAATGGGAAGCAAGGATTAGATACGTCATCGGTCGGTGATGGTGTTACACATGTGTTGAAAGTGAGCCTTGACCTTACAAGGTTTGAATATTACactcttggtcaatattttactAGCAAAGATCGATATGTACCAGACAACACTTCGGTTGATGATAGTACAGGGTTAAGGTATGATTATGGAAATTCCTATGCATCCAAGTCATTTTTCGATCTGTCAAAGAATAGAAGAATCTTGTGGGGATGGGCTAACGAATCCGATCGAACTCCAGATGATCAATTTGCTAAAGGCTGGGCTGGGTTCAG taattttattttttcattataggCAATTCCGAGGACAGTGTGGCTTGATAGAAATGAAAAACAACTCTTACAATGGCCTATTGAAGAGGTTAATCATTTACGAAGCGGTCGCGGTCGAGTGGAGATGACCAAGATATCTCTTCATAAGGGAAGTCGCATTGAGATTGAAGGAATTACTCCTGCTCAG GCTGATGTTGAAATTACATTCCGTATACCAAGTTTGGAACATGTTGAACCATTTGATCCTAAATGGGTTGATGCTGAAAGACTTTGCGGCGAAAAAGATGCTAGTGTCTCGGGTGGCATCGGACCTTTTGGATTGCTAACACTGGCATCAAGTGACTTACAAGAATACACTGCCGTATTTTTTAGGGTCTTCAAATCAAATGACAAACATAAAGTGCTTATGTGCTCTGGTGGTATTAG GTCTTCTTTAACACATGACAAGATGTACAAGCCCTCTTACGGAGGTTCCGTAGATGTTGATATTAGCAATGGAAAGCTTTCCTTGAGAAGTTTG ATCGACAATTCAGTTGTAGAGAGTTTTGGTGCTGGAGGAAAAACATGCATCTTATCGAGGGTTTATCCAACATTGGCTATTGGAAATAATGCTCATTTGTATGTTTTCAACAATGGAACTCAGGCGGTAAAGATTGGGAAGTTGAAAGCATGGTCAATGAATAGTCCCTCGatgaattga
- the LOC113310829 gene encoding beta-fructofuranosidase, insoluble isoenzyme 1-like: MEILAMLVPLLLVPLCFSLLVNGVQASNKVLSDIQATNKSNAWSLYRTGYHFQPQKNWMNDPNGPMYYNGTYHLFYQYNPEGAVWGNIVWGHSVSKDMINWLPLKPAIYPSAPFDINGCWSGSATILQGNKPVILYTGIDTENRQVQNIAVPKNLSDPLLEEWTKPDYNPLIEPINGINAASFRDPTTAWLGKDGYWRLVIGNESSNKTGMALLYKSKDFIKWVKVQYPLHSAQTGMWECPDFFPVSLTGKEGLDTSATGDRIKHVLKVSLGEKTTDHYTVGHYLLSKDQYVPDNTSVDDSTGLRYDYGNFYASKSFFDASKKRRILWGWVLESDTKEDDIAEGWAGIQSVPRTLWLDKNEKQLLQWPVEELKSLRRKEFSMTNISLTKGILSEVEGITASQADVEVTFYLPSLEKVELFDPTWVDAEALCGKKDATVQGGVGPFGLLALASENLTEYTAVVFRVFKAQDKHIVLMCSGGVRSSLKPGVTKQSYGAFVDADLRGGKLSLRSLIDNSVVESFASGGKTCITSRVYPTLALGKNAHLYAFNNGTEAVEIAELKAWSMRRPKMNVKAQTRRKLDRD, translated from the exons ATGGAGATTCTAGCAATGCTTGTTCCATTGCTACTGGTTCCATTATGTTTTAGCCTTTTAGTCAATGGGGTTCAGGCATCTAACAAAGTACTATCAGATATTCAGGCTACTAACAAATCTAATGCTTGGAGTCTTTACAGAACAGGTTATCACTTTCAACCTCAGAAAAATTGGATGAATG ACCCAAATG GACCAATGTACTATAATGGTACTTACCATCTGTTCTACCAGTACAATCCCGAAGGTGCTGTATGGGGAAACATTGTGTGGGGGCATTCTGTATCAAAGGACATGATCAATTGGCTCCCTCTTAAGCCCGCAATCTATCCTTCAGCTCCATTCGATATCAATGGTTGTTGGTCGGGGTCCGCAACTATCCTCCAGGGGAATAAACCTGTGATACTCTACACAGGCATTGATACAGAGAATAGACAAGTGCAGAACATTGCAGTACCAAAGAACTTATCAGATCCTCTCCTAGAAGAATGGACGAAACCTGACTACAACCCCTTGATAGAACCAATCAATGGGATTAATGCTGCCTCATTTCGAGACCCGACAACTGCATGGTTGGGTAAAGATGGGTACTGGAGATTGGTAATTGGAAACGAGAGCAGTAACAAAACGGGAATGGCATTACTGTATAAAAGTAAAGATTTCATTAAATGGGTTAAGGTCCAATATCCATTACATTCTGCCCAAACTGGTATGTGGGAGTGTCCAGATTTTTTTCCTGTATCACTAACAGGAAAAGAAGGTTTAGACACATCTGCAACTGGAGACCGAATTAAACATGTTTTAAAAGTGAGTCTTGGTGAGAAGACCACTGATCACTATACGGTTGGTCACTATCTTTTGAGTAAGGATCAATATGTACCTGATAATACATCTGTTGATGATTCGACGGGATTAAGGTATGACTATGGAAACTTCTATGCATCTAAATCATTTTTTGATGCATCGAAAAAGAGGAGGATCCTGTGGGGATGGGTTCTCGAGTCCGATACCAAAGAAGATGATATTGCTGAAGGATGGGCTGGCATTCAG TCAGTTCCTAGAACCTTATGGCTTGATAAAAACGAAAAACAACTTCTGCAATGGCCAGTCGAAGAACTCAAAAGTTTGAGAAGAAAAGAATTTTCCATGACAAATATATCTCTCACCAAGGGAATTCTTTCTGAAGTTGAAGGAATAACAGCTTCACAG GCCGATGTTGAAGTTACATTTTATTTGCCTAGTTTAGAGAAAGTAGAGTTGTTTGACCCTACTTGGGTTGACGCTGAAGCACTCTGTGGTAAGAAGGATGCTACTGTTCAAGGTGGGGTTGGACCTTTTGGATTGTTAGCATTGGCTTCTGAAAATTTGACGGAATATACGGCAGTCGTCTTTAGGGTTTTTAAAGCTCAAGACAAGCACATAGTACTTATGTGCTCAGGTGGTGTAAG gtcttctctaaaaccaggagTTACAAAACAGTCTTATGGAGCTTTTGTAGATGCAGATTTGAGAGGTGGAAAGCTTTCTCTGAGGAGCTTG ATTGATAATTCAGTGGTCGAAAGTTTTGCTTCTGGAGGAAAAACATGTATAACGTCCAGGGTTTACCCAACTCTTGCACTGGGGAAAAATGCTCACTTGTATGCTTTCAACAACGGTACTGAAGCTGTTGAAATAGCAGAGTTGAAGGCATGGTCAATGCGAAGACCAAAAATGAATGTTAAAGCACAAACACGAAGAAAACTGGATCGTGATTAA
- the LOC113310828 gene encoding beta-fructofuranosidase, insoluble isoenzyme 1-like, with amino-acid sequence MAILESSVHLIKMIFVFLCFTLISNYGVEAFNNDVSETGLDGVGVNRTGYHFQSPKNWINDPNGPMYYNGIYHLFYQYNPKAAAWASDIVWGHSVSKDMVNWFCLDVAMAPMDSFDVNGCWSGSATILPGNKPVMLYTGIDINNVQVQNIAVPKNSSDPLLVEWKKLHKNPLILPPNGINATSFRDPTTAWLGKDGYWRILVGSERSNLGTALLFRSKDFMEWTASENNFHSAPDTGIWECPDFFPVSLKGKKGLDTSESGADVKYILKVSVQRTWSDFYTVGAYCLNKDAYVPDNTPGNHYSTTTGLKFDYGKFYASKTFFDEAKNRRILWAWVNESDSAADDFAKGWAGIQAIPRTLWLDRNGKQLLQWPIEELKTLRTNEVKLKKTPLTKGSVFEVQGITAAQADIEVRFRLPSLENAESFDPSWNDAQQLCGRKDATVQGGIGPFGLLTLASKDLDEYTAVFFRVFKAQDKPVVLMCSGGIRSSLKVELDKPSYGAFVDVDLIDGEISLRSLIDHTVVESFGAGGKTCITTRVYPTLAVGMEAHLYAFNNGTETVEIKRLNAWTMQTPNMNLGHEISLAFPA; translated from the exons ATGGCGATTTTAGAAAGTTCTGTTCATTTGATTAAAATGATTTTCGTCTTCTTATGCTTTACTCTCATAAGCAACTATGGGGTTGAAGCGTTTAACAACGACGTATCAGAAACTGGATTGGATGGGGTTGGAGTTAACAGAACAGGCTATCACTTTCAGTCTCCCAAGAACTGGATCAATG ACCCAAATG GACCAATGTATTATAATGGAATTTACCATCTTTTCTACCAATACAATCCTAAAGCTGCTGCATGGGCAAGTGATATAGTCTGGGGACATTCTGTATCAAAAGATATGGTCAACTGGTTTTGCCTTGATGTTGCAATGGCCCCTATGGATTCATTTGATGTCAATGGGTGCTGGTCAGGTTCTGCCACTATCCTCCCTGGTAACAAGCCGGTGATGCTTTATACTGGCATAGATATAAATAATGTACAAGTTCAGAACATTGCTGTGCCAAAGAATTCATCGGATCCCTTACTTGTAGAATGGAAAAAGCTACACAAAAATCCATTGATTTTGCCACCCAATGGCATTAACGCAACTTCGTTTCGGGATCCAACAACTGCATGGTTAGGTAAAGATGGGTACTGGAGAATTCTTGTCGGTAGCGAGAGAAGTAATCTTGGGACGGCGTTGTTGTTTAGAAGTAAAGATTTCATGGAATGGACAGCATCTGAAAATAACTTCCATTCTGCACCAGATACTGGTATTTGGGAATGTCCAGATTTCTTTCCTGTGTCACTGAAAGGTAAAAAAGGATTAGACACTTCTGAGAGTGGAGCCGATGTTAAGTACATTTTAAAGGTGAGTGTTCAAAGAACATGGTCTGATTTCTACACAGTTGGGGCCTACTGTCTGAACAAGGATGCGTATGTACCTGATAACACTCCAGGTAATCATTATTCGACAACTACAGGACTAAAATTTGATTATGGGAAATTCTATGCATCTAAAACATTCTTCGATGAGGCGAAAAACAGAAGGATATTGTGGGCGTGGGTTAACGAATCCGATTCTGCAGCAGATGACTTTGCTAAAGGATGGGCTGGTATTCAG GCAATTCCAAGGACACTGTGGCTGGATAGAAATGGAAAACAACTTCTACAGTGGCCAATCGAAGAGCTCAAAACTTTAAGAACAAACGAAGTGAAGTTGAAAAAGACACCTCTCACCAAAGGAAGTGTATTTGAAGTTCAAGGAATAACAGCTGCACAG GCTGATATCGAAGTTAGATTTCGTTTACCAAGTTTGGAAAATGCAGAATCATTTGATCCTTCGTGGAATGACGCCCAACAGCTCTGCGGTAGGAAAGATGCTACTGTTCAAGGTGGCATTGGACCGTTTGGGTTGTTAACTCTAGCTTCTAAGGACTTAGATGAATACACGGCTGTATTCTTTAGGGTCTTCAAGGCTCAAGACAAGCCTGTTGTGCTTATGTGTTCTGGTGGTATCAGGTCATCACTGAAAGTAGAATTAGATAAACCCTCATATGGGGCTTTTGTGGATGTCGACTTGATTGACGGGGAAATTTCTCTAAGAAGCTTG attgatcaTACAGTGGTAGAAAGCTTTGGTGCGGGTGGGAAAACGTGTATCACGACTAGAGTTTATCCAACGTTGGCAGTAGGAATGGAAGCTCATTTATACGCTTTCAACAACGGTACTGAGACTGTTGAGATTAAGAGACTAAATGCCTGGACAATGCAGACACCTAACATGAATCTGGGCCATGAGATAAGTTTGGCGTTCCCAGCTTAA
- the LOC113310830 gene encoding beta-fructofuranosidase, insoluble isoenzyme 1-like, whose translation MSETGSSDGLGINRTGYHFQSPKNWINDPNGPMYYNGIYHLFYQYNPKAVIWESALSWGHSVSKDMVNWFRLDVAMSPTETYDINGCWSGSATILPGNKLVMLYTGIDINNGQVQNIAVPKDLSDPLLVEWEKLDQNPVILRPDDITPDKFRDPTTAWLGEDGHWRILIGSEKNNKVAALLFKSNDFMTWTESEDAFHSAEPHTGMWECLDFFPMSLKGKEALDTSAKGDDIKYVFKVSIQDTFTDFYTVGNYFVNNGEYYIPENTVGDPYSPVTGLRLDYGKFYASKTFFDEAKNRRILWGWVNEPDSNADAIARGWAGIQSIPRTLWLDKNERQLLQWPITELETLRTNEVEYTKKLLTEGKHFEVENVTAAQADIEVTFRIPNLENAEVFDPSWVDAQQLSGEKGATGKGGIGPFGLLTLASKDLEEYTAVFFRVFRAQDKYVVLMGSGGSRSSLRGEGLLHKPTYGAFVDVDLVDGEISLRCLIDHSVVESFGAGGKACITTRTYPTLAVGKEAHLYAFNYGSETVEIAKLNAWTMKTPEMNLNDGKALLRE comes from the exons ATGTCAGAAACTGGATCATCAGACGGGTTAGGAATTAACAGAACAGGTTATCACTTTCAGTCCCCAAAAAACTGGATTAACG ACCCAAATG GACCTATGTATTATAACGGCATCTACCATCTTTTTTACCAATATAATCCCAAAGCTGTTATTTGGGAAAGTGCACTTTCATGGGGCCATTCTGTATCAAAAGATATGGTCAACTGGTTTCGCCTTGATGTTGCAATGTCACCTACGGAAACGTATGATATCAACGGGTGTTGGTCAGGCTCTGCCACTATCCTCCCTGGTAACAAGCTGGTGATGCTTTACACAGGCATTGATATAAACAACGGACAAGTTCAGAACATTGCCGTACCAAAGGATTTATCAGATCCCTTACTCGTAGAATGGGAAAAGCTAGACCAAAATCCTGTTATCTTGAGACCGGATGACATTACTCCGGATAAGTTTCGAGACCCGACTACTGCATGGTTAGGTGAAGATGGGCATTGGAGAATTCTGATAGGAAGCGAGAAAAACAACAAAGTGGCGGCTTTGTTGTTTAAAAGTAATGACTTCATGACATGGACAGAATCTGAAGATGCATTTCATTCTGCTGAACCCCATACCGGTATGTGGGAATGCTTGGATTTTTTTCCAATGTCACTGAAAGGGAAAGAAGCATTAGACACTTCTGCAAAGGGAGACGATATTAAGTATGTCTTTAAGGTGAGCATTCAGGATACATTTACCGATTTTTATACAGTGGGGAACTATTTTGTGAACAATGGTGAGTACTATATACCTGAGAACACAGTAGGCGATCCGTATTCGCCAGTTACTGGTCTAAGATTAGATTATGGCAAATTCTATGCATCTAAAACATTCTTTGATGAGGCGAAAAACAGAAGGATATTGTGGGGATGGGTCAATGAGCCGGATTCCAATGCAGATGCCATTGCTAGAGGATGGGCTGGTATTCAG TCAATTCCGAGGACACTGTGGCTGGATAAAAATGAAAGACAACTCCTACAATGGCCAATCACGGAACTGGAAACCTTGAGAACAAATGAAGTGGAGTACACTAAAAAACTTCTGACCGAGGGAAAACACTTTGAAGTTGAAAACGTAACAGCAGCGCAG GCCGATATCGAAGTTACATTTCGTATACCGAATTTAGAAAATGCAGAAGTATTTGATCCTTCATGGGTTGACGCCCAACAGCTCAGTGGTGAGAAAGGTGCTACTGGTAAGGGTGGGATTGGACCATTTGGATTGTTAACCTTAGCTTCTAAAGACTTAGAAGAATACACAGCAGTattctttagagttttcagagctcaaGACAAGTATGTGGTGCTCATGGGTTCTGGTGGCAGCAG GTCATCCTTAAGAGGAGAAGGACTACTACATAAACCCACATATGGAGCATTTGTGGATGTTGATTTGGTTGATGGGGAAATTTCTCTAAGATGCCTG ATCGATCACTCAGTGGTGGAAAGCTTCGGTGCCGGAGGAAAAGCTTGTATCACAACTAGGACTTATCCGACGCTTGCAGTAGGAAAAGAAGCCCATCTATATGCATTCAACTACGGATCAGAGACTGTTGAGATTGCAAAATTAAATGCCTGGACAATGAAAACACCTGAAATGAATCTCAATGACGGGAAAGCCTTGCTGCGCGAATGA